In Oligoflexia bacterium, the genomic stretch TCCCATGGAACAAGTCCCCAAACCATTTGCTTGCGCCATTAATAATATGTTTTGAACAGCCATATAAACACTTCCAACACTCGTTAAATAACGTTCATTGGGATCATTTTTTGTATAACAAAAAACCAAGACAGGGGCATCGCCAAGGGTGAAAAAGAAGCGTTCGGTGAACTCATATAATGATGGTTTTAATTTCGCTTTTAAAATGTCTTTAATACCAAGCCAAGATTTTTGGCTATACTTTAAGTACTCATCTCGCTTTTTGCCTGTGACAACAAAGAAGCGCCAGTTCTGAAGATTCTTTCCTGAGGGAGCCCAAAATCCTGCTTCTAAAATTTTATCAATGAGTTCTTTTGGAATGGGGTCTTTTTTGTATTTGCGAATACTTCGACGTTGTTTCATTAAATCTAATAAAAAACCCACCTGTTTATCGTCAATCTTGCTCATATTTAAAACTCAATTCCTTTTCGGGCAGGTAAACCCTTATTAAAATAATGTTTTATAAGCTTCATTTCTGTAACCAAATCAGCTCGCGCTTTAATTGCCTCAGGCAATGTTCTACCTGTTAAAACAAGATCACAAGTACGACCTGATTTTTCAAAAACATCGAGTAGTTCTAATACATCATCCTCTTTAAC encodes the following:
- a CDS encoding nitroreductase family protein is translated as MSKIDDKQVGFLLDLMKQRRSIRKYKKDPIPKELIDKILEAGFWAPSGKNLQNWRFFVVTGKKRDEYLKYSQKSWLGIKDILKAKLKPSLYEFTERFFFTLGDAPVLVFCYTKNDPNERYLTSVGSVYMAVQNILLMAQANGLGTCSMGAPLEIKEEVDAFIGKENVQGLELLCGIVMGYPDHTPPAAPRQIEGRINWLS